In one window of Juglans regia cultivar Chandler chromosome 3, Walnut 2.0, whole genome shotgun sequence DNA:
- the LOC108984787 gene encoding uncharacterized protein LOC108984787 isoform X3, protein MASCDDFSLLDDDHHHHHQSNPNHPQIPASHHLHQTYAPHRFATRSNPVHAPPPPSQSIISPSAASPQKISGAEEEEEEDDGEDYNDAAFCSNPYDNGTDPNRVRIVDLRTEKRKDREELSDGATNYGYNNNKKSKPSGGAGTSGGGDYRKDREEWSDAAIACLLDAYTEKFTQLNRGNLRGRDWEEVAATVSERCEKQTKSVEQCKNKVDNLKKRYKLERQRMTNGGLSVSHWPWFKQMEHIVGNSLPVKALTDEDKGGGSSASTPRQTKRSTIAMPGPVGQVNNVKPKSISNPRWRRVVFKVSGVALAGSGPNNIDPKVVTLIAREVAMACRLGVEVAIVVGGRNFFCGDTWVTTTGLERCTAYQIGMMATVMNSVLLQSALEKMGVQTRVQTAFSMLEAAEPYSRQRAIRHLEKGRVVIFGGIGAGFGNPPFSTDTAAAVRASERIWPPEVPRPWTQWH, encoded by the exons ATGGCCTCCTGTGACGACTTCTCTCTCCTCGATGacgaccaccaccaccaccaccaatctAACCCTAACCATCCCCAAATCCCAGCCTCTCATCACCTCCACCAAACCTACGCGCCCCACCGCTTCGCAACCAGATCCAATCCTGTCCACGCGCCGCCACCTCCGTCCCAATCGATCATCTCTCCCTCCGCCGCCAGCCCGCAGAAGATCAGCGGcgccgaagaagaagaagaggaggacgaCGGAGAAGACTACAACGACGCCGCTTTCTGTTCCAACCCTTACGACAATGGAACCGATCCAAATAGGGTTAGAATTGTCGATCTGCGGACCGAGAAGAGGAAGGACCGTGAGGAGCTCAGCGACGGAGCTACCAATTACGGctataacaacaacaaaaaatcaaagccCTCCGGCGGTGCCGGTACTTCCGGAGGCGGAGATTACCGGAAGGACAGGGAGGAGTGGAGCGACGCAGCGATCGCTTGTCTGCTCGACGCGTACACGGAGAAGTTTACGCAGCTGAACCGCGGGAATCTGAGAGGAAGGGACTGGGAGGAGGTGGCGGCGACGGTGAGCGAGAGGTGCGAGAAGCAGACGAAGAGCGTGGAACAGTGCAAGAACAAAGTGGATAATTTGAAGAAGCGGTACAAGCTGGAGCGCCAGAGAATGACCAATGGCGGCCTTTCTGTGAGCCATTGGCCGTGGTTCAAGCAAATGGAGCACATTGTTGGCAATTCGCTGCCGGTAAAGGCTTTGACTGACGAAGATAAAGGCGGTGGTTCTTCCGCAAGCACGCCTAGGCAGACGAAGAG ATCAACAATTGCAATGCCCGGTCCTGTAGGTCAGGTAAACAATGTCAAACCAAAATCAATATCAAACCCTAGATGGCGGAGAGTAGTCTTCAAAGTTAGTGGTGTTGCTCTTGCTGGCAGTGGCCCTAACAATATTGACCCGAAG GTAGTAACGTTGATTGCCAGAGAAGTTGCAATGGCTTGCCGCCTTGGTGTAGAG GTGGCAATTGTTGTTGGAGGTCGTAACTTCTTTTGTGGAGATACGTGGGTCACCACTACAGGTTTAGAACGATGTACTGCATACCAAATCGG TATGATGGCAACGGTGATGAATTCCGTACTGCTCCAGTCAGCATTAGAGAAGATGGGAGTTCAGACACGTGTGCAAACTGCATTTTCAATGCTGGAGGCTGCTGAACCATACAGTAGGCAACGGGCCATCCGACATCTGGAAAAAGGCAGAGTAGTAATATTTGGTGGTATTGGTGCTGGTTTTGGAAATCCACCCTTTTCCACCGACACAGCTGCGGCTGTTCGAGCTTCGGAGA
- the LOC108979677 gene encoding pyruvate kinase 1, cytosolic isoform X2, which yields MHSNHLLLEEPIRMASILEPSKASFFPAMTKIVGTLGPKSRSVNIISGCLKAGMSVARFDFSLGDPEYHQETLENLKAAVKSTQKLCAVMLDTVGPELQVVNRSGKSISLQMDASVVLTPNQELEASSDLLPINFDGLAKAVKKGDTIFVGQYLFTGSETTSVWLEVSEVKGEDVVCVIKNTATLAGSLFTLHASQIHIDLPTLSDKDKEVISTWGVQNKIDFLSLSYTRHAEDVRQARELLSKLGDLDQTQIFAKIENIEGLTHFDEILQEADGIILSRGNLGIDLPPEKVFLFQKAALYKCNMAGKPAVVTRVVDSMTDNLRPTRAEATDVANAVLDGSDAILLGAETLRGLYPVETISIVGKICAEAEKVFNQDLYFKKTVKYVGEPMTHLESIASSAVRAAIKVKASAIICFTSSGRAARLIAKYRPTMPVISVVIPRLKTNQLKWSFSGAFEARQSLVVRGLFPMLADPRHPAESTSATNESVLKVALDHGKTAGVIKSHDRVVVCQKVGDASVVKIIELED from the exons ATGCATTCTAATCATCTGCTTCTAGAGGAGCCCATTAGGATGGCATCCATTCTGGAGCCATCCAAGGCC AGTTTCTTTCCTGCAATGACTAAGATCGTGGGGACTCTGGGGCCGAAATCTCGATCCGTGAACATTATTTCGGGTTGCCTCAAGGCTGGAATGTCTG TGGCCCGATTCGACTTCTCGTTGGGTGACCCGGAATATCACCAGGAAACTCTGGAGAATCTGAAGGCTGCTGTGAAGAGCACTCAGAAGCTTTGCGCT GTTATGCTGGACACTGTGGGCCCTGAGTTGCAGGTCGTCAATAGAAGTGGGAAATCTATTTCGCTTCAGATGGACGCTTCTGTTGTTCTGACACCAAATCAAGAACTAGAAGCCTCTTCAGACCTATTGCCCATTAATTTTGATGGGCTGGCAAAG GCAGTGAAGAAGGGAGACACCATTTTTGTGGGTCAGTACCTGTTCACTGGAAGTGAAACTACTTCTGTTTGGCTGGAG GTTTCTGAAGTGAAAGGGGAAGATGTTGTTTGTGTGATAAAGAACACTGCAACACTGGCCGGATCATTGTTCACTTTGCATGCCTCTCAAATTCATATCGATCTGCCTACCCTCTCTGATAAAGATAAGGAG GTTATAAGCACCTGGggagttcaaaataaaattgacttcCTCTCACTGTCATATACCAGGCACGCAGAAGATGTTCGACAG GCCCGCGAGCTTCTTTCTAAGTTGGGTGACCTAGATCAGACTCAAATTTTTGCAAAGATTGAAAACATTGAA GGGTTAACACATTTCGATGAGATCCTACAAGAGGCAGATGGTATTATCCTTTCACGTGGGAATTTGGGCATAGATCTCCCTCCCGAAAAG gtgtttttatttcaaaaagctGCGCTTTACAAGTGTAACATGGCTGGAAAACCTGCTGTGGTTACTCGTGTAGTGGACAGTATGACTGACAACTTGAGACCAACTCGTGCAGAAGCAACTGATGTTGCCAATGCTGTGCTGGATG GAAGTGATGCGATTCTTCTGGGTGCTGAGACTCTACGTGGGTTGTACCCTGTTGAGACTATCTCTATTGTTGGTAAAATTTGTGCTGAG GCAGAGAAGGTTTTCAATCAAGACCTTTATTTTAAGAAGACTGTCAAATATGTTGGAGAGCCAATGACCCACTTGGAATCTATTGCTTCCTCAGCG GTACGAGCTGCCATTAAGGTGAAGGCATCTGCCATTATTTGTTTCACCTCTTCAGGAAGGGCTGCAAG ATTGATTGCCAAGTATAGGCCAACAATGCCAGTTATATCTGTTGTCATTCCCCGGCTTAAGACAAATCAGCTGAAATGGAGCTTTAGTGGAGCCTTTGAG GCAAGGCAATCACTTGTAGTCAGAGGCCTCTTCCCCATGCTTGCGGATCCCAGACATCCT GCGGAGTCTACAAGCGCTACTAATGAGTCGGTTCTAAAGGTTGCCCTTGACCACGGAAAGACAGCAGGAGTGATTAAATCGCACGATCGAGTTGTTGTGTGCCAGAAAGTTGGGGATGCATCTGTGGTCAAGATTATTGAGCTTGAGGATTAA
- the LOC108979677 gene encoding pyruvate kinase 1, cytosolic isoform X1: protein MHSNHLLLEEPIRMASILEPSKASFFPAMTKIVGTLGPKSRSVNIISGCLKAGMSVARFDFSLGDPEYHQETLENLKAAVKSTQKLCAVMLDTVGPELQVVNRSGKSISLQMDASVVLTPNQELEASSDLLPINFDGLAKAVKKGDTIFVGQYLFTGSETTSVWLEVSEVKGEDVVCVIKNTATLAGSLFTLHASQIHIDLPTLSDKDKEVISTWGVQNKIDFLSLSYTRHAEDVRQARELLSKLGDLDQTQIFAKIENIEGLTHFDEILQEADGIILSRGNLGIDLPPEKVFLFQKAALYKCNMAGKPAVVTRVVDSMTDNLRPTRAEATDVANAVLDGSDAILLGAETLRGLYPVETISIVGKICAEAEKVFNQDLYFKKTVKYVGEPMTHLESIASSAVRAAIKVKASAIICFTSSGRAARLIAKYRPTMPVISVVIPRLKTNQLKWSFSGAFEDQLSSSYPMSESLYPFNARQSLVVRGLFPMLADPRHPAESTSATNESVLKVALDHGKTAGVIKSHDRVVVCQKVGDASVVKIIELED from the exons ATGCATTCTAATCATCTGCTTCTAGAGGAGCCCATTAGGATGGCATCCATTCTGGAGCCATCCAAGGCC AGTTTCTTTCCTGCAATGACTAAGATCGTGGGGACTCTGGGGCCGAAATCTCGATCCGTGAACATTATTTCGGGTTGCCTCAAGGCTGGAATGTCTG TGGCCCGATTCGACTTCTCGTTGGGTGACCCGGAATATCACCAGGAAACTCTGGAGAATCTGAAGGCTGCTGTGAAGAGCACTCAGAAGCTTTGCGCT GTTATGCTGGACACTGTGGGCCCTGAGTTGCAGGTCGTCAATAGAAGTGGGAAATCTATTTCGCTTCAGATGGACGCTTCTGTTGTTCTGACACCAAATCAAGAACTAGAAGCCTCTTCAGACCTATTGCCCATTAATTTTGATGGGCTGGCAAAG GCAGTGAAGAAGGGAGACACCATTTTTGTGGGTCAGTACCTGTTCACTGGAAGTGAAACTACTTCTGTTTGGCTGGAG GTTTCTGAAGTGAAAGGGGAAGATGTTGTTTGTGTGATAAAGAACACTGCAACACTGGCCGGATCATTGTTCACTTTGCATGCCTCTCAAATTCATATCGATCTGCCTACCCTCTCTGATAAAGATAAGGAG GTTATAAGCACCTGGggagttcaaaataaaattgacttcCTCTCACTGTCATATACCAGGCACGCAGAAGATGTTCGACAG GCCCGCGAGCTTCTTTCTAAGTTGGGTGACCTAGATCAGACTCAAATTTTTGCAAAGATTGAAAACATTGAA GGGTTAACACATTTCGATGAGATCCTACAAGAGGCAGATGGTATTATCCTTTCACGTGGGAATTTGGGCATAGATCTCCCTCCCGAAAAG gtgtttttatttcaaaaagctGCGCTTTACAAGTGTAACATGGCTGGAAAACCTGCTGTGGTTACTCGTGTAGTGGACAGTATGACTGACAACTTGAGACCAACTCGTGCAGAAGCAACTGATGTTGCCAATGCTGTGCTGGATG GAAGTGATGCGATTCTTCTGGGTGCTGAGACTCTACGTGGGTTGTACCCTGTTGAGACTATCTCTATTGTTGGTAAAATTTGTGCTGAG GCAGAGAAGGTTTTCAATCAAGACCTTTATTTTAAGAAGACTGTCAAATATGTTGGAGAGCCAATGACCCACTTGGAATCTATTGCTTCCTCAGCG GTACGAGCTGCCATTAAGGTGAAGGCATCTGCCATTATTTGTTTCACCTCTTCAGGAAGGGCTGCAAG ATTGATTGCCAAGTATAGGCCAACAATGCCAGTTATATCTGTTGTCATTCCCCGGCTTAAGACAAATCAGCTGAAATGGAGCTTTAGTGGAGCCTTTGAG GATCAACTGTCTAGTTCGTATCCCATGTCGGAAAGCCTTTATCCCTTTAAT GCAAGGCAATCACTTGTAGTCAGAGGCCTCTTCCCCATGCTTGCGGATCCCAGACATCCT GCGGAGTCTACAAGCGCTACTAATGAGTCGGTTCTAAAGGTTGCCCTTGACCACGGAAAGACAGCAGGAGTGATTAAATCGCACGATCGAGTTGTTGTGTGCCAGAAAGTTGGGGATGCATCTGTGGTCAAGATTATTGAGCTTGAGGATTAA